In Xanthomonas theicola, a single genomic region encodes these proteins:
- a CDS encoding flavin-containing monooxygenase, with product MSPPRPLDAIVVGAGFAGLYMLHKLRQLGLNALVLEAEPEVGGVWYRNRYPGARCDMESLVYSYSFSSELEQEWHWQQRFAGQPEILSYLRHVADRFALRDHIRFETRVVSARFDGQWTATTDNGERHCARFLIMATGCLSTTHTPALQGLETFAGACFHTSQWPHEPADFAGRRVGVIGTGSSAIQCIPLIAQQAAHLTVFQRTPNFSLPANNAALDDAFVQQFKTNYPRYREMVRKGELFGDGDLCVPVEALDPPPVNVGEARPEAVERAYEDRWRRGGGFFIGAFADIMNTDEANHTAAEFVRGKIRSIVQDPRVAEVLSPTDHPLGAKRLCLDTDYYATFNRENVTLVDLRSDPIQAVTPTGVRLASGEVALDALVLATGFDAVTGALLAIDFESTTGEPLREQWRDGPQTYLGLGIAGYPNLFTITGPGSPSVLSNTVNSIEQHVEWIADCLDYMRQRQLTRIEPTRAAADDWGRQVDAAAEPWLYKKATNSWYLGANIPGKPRVFVPYVDSGGAYRSICDRVAAQHYSGFIFES from the coding sequence ATGAGCCCTCCACGCCCTCTCGACGCCATCGTCGTCGGCGCCGGCTTCGCGGGGCTTTACATGCTCCACAAGCTGCGACAGCTGGGATTGAACGCGCTCGTCCTCGAGGCGGAGCCGGAGGTCGGCGGCGTCTGGTACCGCAACCGCTATCCGGGCGCGCGCTGCGACATGGAAAGCCTGGTGTATTCCTATTCCTTTTCCAGCGAACTGGAGCAGGAATGGCACTGGCAACAGCGCTTCGCCGGCCAGCCCGAGATCCTGAGCTACCTGCGGCACGTCGCGGACCGCTTCGCGCTGCGCGACCACATCCGGTTCGAGACCCGCGTCGTATCGGCACGGTTCGACGGCCAGTGGACCGCCACGACCGACAATGGCGAGCGCCATTGCGCCCGCTTTCTCATCATGGCGACGGGTTGCCTGTCGACGACGCACACGCCCGCGCTCCAGGGCCTGGAGACGTTCGCCGGCGCCTGCTTCCATACGAGCCAGTGGCCGCACGAGCCGGCGGATTTCGCGGGTCGGCGGGTCGGCGTCATCGGCACCGGGTCCTCGGCCATTCAGTGCATCCCGTTGATCGCGCAGCAGGCGGCGCATCTGACGGTGTTTCAGCGCACGCCCAATTTCAGCCTCCCCGCCAACAACGCAGCGCTGGACGATGCGTTCGTCCAGCAGTTCAAGACGAACTATCCGCGCTATCGGGAGATGGTGCGCAAAGGTGAGCTGTTCGGCGACGGAGACCTGTGCGTGCCGGTCGAGGCGTTGGATCCGCCGCCGGTCAACGTCGGCGAGGCCAGGCCGGAGGCGGTCGAGCGTGCCTATGAGGACCGCTGGCGGCGCGGCGGCGGCTTCTTCATCGGCGCGTTCGCCGACATCATGAACACCGACGAAGCCAATCACACGGCCGCGGAGTTCGTGCGCGGGAAGATCCGCTCGATCGTGCAGGATCCGCGCGTCGCCGAGGTACTGTCCCCGACGGATCATCCTCTCGGGGCGAAACGCCTTTGCCTCGATACCGACTATTACGCCACGTTCAACCGGGAGAACGTGACCTTGGTGGACCTGCGGTCCGATCCCATCCAGGCGGTCACCCCGACCGGCGTGCGACTGGCGAGCGGGGAGGTCGCGCTCGACGCGCTGGTCCTGGCCACCGGCTTCGACGCCGTCACCGGAGCGCTGCTGGCCATCGATTTCGAGAGCACCACGGGCGAGCCGCTGCGCGAGCAGTGGCGAGACGGACCCCAAACCTATCTGGGCCTCGGCATCGCCGGCTATCCGAACCTTTTCACGATCACCGGACCCGGCAGCCCGTCGGTCCTGAGCAACACGGTCAACTCCATCGAGCAACACGTCGAGTGGATCGCCGACTGCCTGGACTACATGCGCCAGCGCCAACTGACGCGCATCGAACCGACGCGCGCGGCCGCGGACGACTGGGGCCGGCAGGTGGACGCGGCGGCGGAGCCGTGGCTCTACAAAAAGGCGACGAATTCTTGGTATCTCGGCGCGAACATCCCCGGCAAACCGCGGGTGTTCGTGCCCTACGTGGATAGCGGCGGCGCCTATCGGAGCATCTGCGATCGGGTCGCCGCGCAGCACTACAGCGGTTTCATTTTCGAGTCGTAG
- a CDS encoding TonB-dependent receptor domain-containing protein, with translation MSCWRCCGFLLVVIVASPVHAQRADDNAVTAVEDAFGATVGTETIGLYDESQVRGFSPVVAGNVRIEGLYMDRQGILPAPLVEGSTIRVGLAAQSFPFRAPTGIVDYKLHEAGNERIVSIVGALNAYDSPFIEVGSKLPIVRDRLSVAAGASYSYEKYLDGASAPYWRAAIVPRWHPTDAIEVIPFWSINRGDDEEVAALVNTSGNYLPPEPSRRPYFGQPWAQNETWSTNYGLITKARIGSNWAIAAGMFKSVYDVKKGFSELYNDTTPDGMTHELVIADPQQRYASTSGELRASRSFTEGPRLHVVYASVRERKQENRYGGSTEPFDFGVHRLGVQVVQPRPERFDFGERTRDSVDQSTLGLAYEGRWKGVGELSLGVQRVDYEKRVDQPNAPRVTRRDAPWLANGTLSAHLSQRLTLYGGYVRGLEENGIAPNGAVNRNEALPAIRSREMDAGLSWAVASDLKLIAGVFNIEKPYYAINPQGLYTSLGEVRHRGVELSLSGTPIDSLNVVAGAVLMSPRVSGELEGNRPIGQTDRTLRLNLEYRPPLWSGLAVDFAAVNYGDRTASLDGVNKVPGYTLLDLGFRYRLKWGAAPATLRVLAQNLTDEFAWGVFGPNNFLLTDGRRYSVQLAIDLY, from the coding sequence ATGTCCTGCTGGCGCTGCTGCGGCTTTCTCCTGGTTGTCATTGTCGCGTCTCCCGTGCATGCGCAGCGCGCCGACGACAATGCGGTGACCGCCGTCGAAGATGCTTTCGGTGCGACGGTCGGTACCGAAACCATCGGTCTGTATGACGAAAGCCAGGTGCGTGGCTTCTCGCCAGTCGTCGCCGGCAACGTTCGCATCGAAGGGCTGTACATGGATCGTCAGGGCATCCTGCCGGCGCCGCTGGTGGAAGGCTCCACGATCCGTGTTGGTTTAGCCGCGCAGAGTTTCCCGTTTCGGGCGCCCACCGGGATCGTCGACTACAAACTCCACGAAGCGGGCAACGAACGTATCGTGAGCATCGTCGGCGCGCTCAATGCCTACGATTCGCCCTTCATCGAAGTAGGCAGCAAATTGCCGATCGTGCGTGATCGGTTGAGCGTCGCCGCCGGCGCGTCGTATTCGTACGAGAAATATCTCGATGGTGCAAGCGCGCCTTACTGGCGTGCGGCCATCGTACCCCGTTGGCATCCCACCGACGCTATCGAGGTGATTCCGTTCTGGAGCATCAATCGGGGCGACGACGAGGAGGTCGCCGCGCTGGTGAATACGAGCGGAAACTATTTGCCTCCCGAACCATCGCGACGTCCTTATTTTGGCCAGCCTTGGGCGCAGAACGAGACCTGGAGCACCAACTATGGATTGATCACGAAAGCCCGGATCGGGTCCAACTGGGCTATCGCGGCCGGCATGTTCAAATCGGTCTATGACGTCAAGAAAGGATTTTCCGAACTCTACAACGACACCACTCCCGATGGCATGACCCATGAATTGGTTATCGCCGATCCTCAGCAACGCTACGCCTCGACCAGCGGCGAACTGCGTGCATCGAGGAGTTTCACGGAAGGGCCGCGTCTGCATGTCGTCTACGCATCCGTGCGCGAGCGGAAGCAGGAGAACCGGTACGGAGGCTCGACCGAGCCGTTCGATTTCGGCGTGCATCGATTGGGGGTGCAGGTCGTGCAGCCCCGGCCCGAGCGCTTCGATTTCGGCGAGCGGACGCGCGATAGCGTCGATCAATCCACGTTGGGGCTTGCGTACGAAGGACGATGGAAAGGAGTGGGGGAGCTCAGCCTCGGCGTGCAGCGGGTCGATTACGAGAAACGCGTCGACCAACCCAACGCCCCTCGCGTCACCCGGCGTGACGCGCCCTGGCTGGCCAACGGCACGCTATCGGCGCACCTGTCGCAGCGCTTGACGTTGTATGGCGGCTACGTGCGAGGGCTGGAGGAGAACGGCATCGCTCCAAACGGTGCGGTGAATCGCAACGAAGCCCTGCCTGCCATTCGCTCCCGGGAGATGGACGCGGGGCTGTCCTGGGCGGTTGCCTCCGACCTGAAACTCATCGCCGGCGTCTTCAATATCGAGAAGCCCTATTACGCCATCAACCCGCAGGGTCTCTATACCTCGTTGGGCGAGGTACGTCATCGCGGCGTCGAGCTGAGCCTTTCTGGCACGCCGATCGACTCGTTGAACGTGGTCGCCGGTGCGGTGTTGATGAGTCCTCGCGTTTCCGGCGAACTGGAAGGCAACAGGCCGATCGGACAAACCGATCGCACGCTGCGGCTGAACCTCGAATATCGTCCACCGCTGTGGTCCGGCCTGGCGGTGGACTTCGCGGCGGTGAACTACGGTGATCGCACGGCCTCGCTCGATGGCGTGAACAAGGTGCCCGGTTATACGTTGCTGGACCTGGGCTTTCGGTATCGTTTGAAGTGGGGCGCCGCACCGGCCACGCTGCGTGTCCTGGCTCAGAACCTCACCGATGAGTTCGCGTGGGGCGTGTTTGGGCCTAACAACTTCTTGCTGACCGACGGCCGTCGCTATTCGGTGCAGCTCGCCATTGATCTTTATTAG
- a CDS encoding alpha/beta fold hydrolase translates to MFLTLQTGATRHPPVFCVPGAGNTAMSFAPLCGALGVEYTVHAFMPPGMLDERSPHATVEEAAIEYLGELRSVYPQGPYHLVGHSFGGWVAFEMARRASAASVVIVDSDAPGRRQREYSDVDALLELASLFELHLGRPLNLRAADFASRALDAQLQVLGRRAQADPDELAMIFAVFASNLRTTYLPPQRYPHAIDLVWAERTAADSDTWLPWAPAQHVHRVAGNHATMLESAHVASLARVLRAVWARVSGP, encoded by the coding sequence GTGTTCCTCACGTTGCAGACGGGCGCCACGCGCCACCCCCCCGTGTTTTGTGTGCCGGGTGCAGGCAACACCGCGATGTCGTTCGCGCCGTTGTGCGGCGCACTGGGAGTGGAATACACCGTGCACGCCTTCATGCCTCCGGGCATGTTGGACGAGCGGTCTCCCCACGCCACGGTGGAGGAAGCGGCCATAGAATATCTCGGCGAACTGCGCAGCGTGTACCCGCAGGGTCCATATCACCTGGTGGGACACTCGTTCGGGGGATGGGTGGCATTCGAGATGGCGCGACGCGCGAGCGCCGCGTCGGTCGTCATCGTGGATTCGGATGCACCGGGGCGACGGCAGCGGGAATACTCGGACGTCGATGCGTTGCTGGAGTTGGCAAGCCTGTTCGAGCTTCACCTGGGTCGACCGCTCAACCTGCGAGCCGCGGACTTCGCCAGTCGCGCCCTCGATGCGCAGCTGCAGGTGCTGGGTCGACGCGCCCAGGCCGATCCGGACGAGTTGGCGATGATCTTCGCCGTGTTCGCCAGCAACCTGAGAACAACCTACCTGCCACCCCAGCGCTATCCCCACGCGATCGATTTGGTGTGGGCCGAGCGCACGGCTGCGGATTCGGACACGTGGCTGCCATGGGCGCCAGCGCAACACGTGCATCGCGTTGCCGGCAACCATGCGACGATGCTGGAATCGGCCCATGTCGCCAGCCTGGCGCGGGTGCTCCGGGCCGTATGGGCCCGCGTCAGCGGGCCGTAA
- a CDS encoding aminotransferase class I/II-fold pyridoxal phosphate-dependent enzyme: MSEFVHRRGPLSVLQQRILFAESRFERPVYLMENFPEWPPHAFEEVTRLRSARSAGQYLPSRGSADLVERILAHERSKYGITLAEDQVLVTAGGMHALWLAFRDIAKRRPASTVLCLGTTFVGVSNLIALSGMHVRFVDRNPFELTLEDIEQHLTDDVGCLYLNSPHNPTGEYFDQQVMGNIGRWVDALGLSCVVDAVYDSYFFDGGTPSLPPGLGTADHLYFVCSMSKNFGLPGARIGWLASSPRNVRTALYWLENENVSVSSVSQELAAMALAQGNAPLLQSMTIVRSRVLAFLQQAFGLPCIPPAGTQMVLRLPVGDVEHFADYALNQHELVLATSSNYAGFRREFIRLPFSYLPEHTDRALRRLELALHAYQDISLRHEHDHLRFA; the protein is encoded by the coding sequence ATGAGTGAGTTCGTCCATCGGCGCGGTCCGCTCAGCGTGCTCCAGCAACGCATTCTGTTCGCCGAATCGCGCTTCGAGCGACCGGTCTACCTCATGGAAAACTTTCCCGAGTGGCCGCCCCACGCCTTCGAAGAGGTTACCCGTCTGCGCAGCGCCAGATCCGCCGGGCAGTACTTGCCGTCGCGTGGCTCGGCGGATCTGGTCGAGCGGATCCTCGCGCACGAGCGCAGCAAGTACGGCATCACGCTCGCCGAGGATCAGGTGCTCGTCACGGCCGGCGGCATGCACGCACTGTGGCTGGCGTTCCGGGACATCGCCAAGCGCCGACCGGCGAGCACCGTGCTGTGTCTAGGGACCACTTTCGTCGGTGTCAGCAACCTGATTGCGCTATCAGGGATGCATGTGCGTTTCGTCGATCGCAATCCGTTCGAACTGACGCTCGAGGACATCGAGCAGCATCTCACCGACGACGTCGGCTGCCTGTACCTCAACTCCCCGCACAACCCGACCGGGGAGTACTTCGACCAACAGGTCATGGGGAACATCGGCCGGTGGGTCGACGCGCTGGGACTCAGCTGCGTCGTCGACGCGGTCTACGACTCGTACTTCTTCGATGGCGGCACGCCGTCGCTGCCACCAGGTTTGGGCACCGCTGATCATCTTTACTTCGTGTGCTCCATGTCGAAGAACTTCGGGCTGCCCGGAGCCCGGATCGGCTGGCTCGCGTCGAGCCCGCGCAACGTGCGGACGGCGCTGTACTGGCTGGAGAACGAGAACGTCTCGGTGTCCTCGGTGTCGCAGGAACTGGCGGCTATGGCCTTGGCGCAAGGCAACGCCCCCTTGCTCCAGTCCATGACGATCGTGCGCTCGCGCGTGCTGGCGTTTTTGCAGCAAGCGTTCGGTCTACCATGCATCCCTCCGGCCGGCACGCAGATGGTCCTGCGGCTGCCCGTCGGCGATGTCGAGCACTTTGCCGATTACGCGCTCAACCAACACGAGCTGGTGCTCGCCACGTCGAGCAATTACGCCGGTTTTCGCCGGGAGTTCATCCGCCTGCCTTTCTCCTACCTGCCGGAGCACACCGACCGCGCCTTGCGGCGGCTCGAATTGGCCCTTCACGCGTACCAGGACATCAGCCTCCGGCATGAGCACGACCATCTACGATTTGCATAA
- a CDS encoding ABC transporter permease, whose translation MSGIGAVFYRDYRQRRNNLTLIIWDLLAPLAYLLLFGVGFERMMGGTLRLDGQQLGYTAFLVAGVISMVTFSVAMNSSWSFFSDKESGIAQELLTYPVRREHILIGKIGFNVAMVLLGSIIVVALAAMLLHVPVRWSRLPILALAIVTATAGWFFVFSACAIAISRMDVFYGVTSAAFLIFMFFSSIFYPLSGVPAWFKGLAYANPLTWQTDLTRFALLGTGDPTTMLYEGAALIAFCAVCLVVAVRYLNRGV comes from the coding sequence ATGAGCGGCATCGGCGCCGTCTTCTATCGCGACTACCGGCAGCGCCGCAACAACCTCACCCTGATCATCTGGGATCTGCTGGCGCCATTGGCCTACCTGCTGCTGTTCGGCGTCGGCTTCGAACGCATGATGGGCGGCACGCTGAGGCTGGACGGACAGCAGCTCGGCTATACGGCGTTCCTGGTCGCCGGCGTGATCTCCATGGTGACGTTTTCCGTGGCGATGAACAGTTCCTGGAGCTTTTTCTCGGACAAGGAATCAGGCATCGCGCAGGAACTGCTGACCTATCCGGTGCGGCGCGAGCACATCCTGATCGGCAAGATCGGCTTCAACGTGGCGATGGTGCTGCTGGGATCGATCATCGTCGTCGCCCTCGCGGCCATGCTGCTGCACGTCCCCGTGCGATGGAGCCGGCTGCCCATCCTGGCCCTGGCCATCGTGACCGCGACGGCCGGCTGGTTTTTCGTGTTCAGCGCCTGTGCCATTGCCATCTCGCGCATGGATGTGTTCTACGGCGTGACCAGCGCCGCGTTCCTGATCTTCATGTTCTTCAGCTCGATTTTTTATCCACTCAGCGGCGTGCCCGCGTGGTTCAAGGGGCTGGCCTACGCGAATCCGCTCACCTGGCAAACCGATCTCACGCGCTTTGCGCTGCTCGGCACAGGTGATCCCACCACGATGCTATACGAGGGCGCCGCCCTGATCGCGTTCTGCGCGGTGTGCCTGGTTGTCGCCGTGCGCTATCTGAATCGAGGCGTTTGA
- a CDS encoding ABC transporter ATP-binding protein: MTSAIVVDDLRKEYTSKAGTPVTALGGVSFEVPMGHIFGLLGPNGAGKSTMVKILGTVSTPSSGSARIFGHDVVRAPLAARKKMAVVLQQTASENMLSVHENLLIYGYLHGLSRIDAKARAQRVIEEFELGDSVKSMVQELSLGMKRRVQIAKIFMLDTPLIILDEATTGMDPMMKRRMMDRLRAEARSGRTILLTTQILSEAEELCETIMIVDKGRAMASGTLQELRKRSAQMFRVALSFGDTDEDLEQLLQSLHPAQLDIKGRSAEMVIHGEEASLLSRLGEVSRRAPIQQFEVRGPTLEEIFMHLVKEAT, from the coding sequence ATGACCAGCGCCATCGTCGTCGACGATTTAAGGAAGGAGTACACGTCCAAGGCTGGCACTCCGGTAACCGCCCTGGGCGGCGTGTCGTTTGAGGTACCCATGGGACACATCTTTGGCTTGCTGGGCCCCAACGGCGCCGGCAAGTCCACCATGGTCAAGATTCTCGGCACGGTCAGCACGCCGAGTTCCGGTAGCGCCCGGATCTTCGGCCACGACGTGGTGCGCGCCCCATTGGCCGCGCGTAAGAAGATGGCGGTGGTGCTCCAGCAGACCGCTTCCGAGAACATGCTGAGTGTTCACGAGAACCTGTTGATCTACGGCTATCTTCACGGCCTGTCGCGCATCGACGCGAAGGCCCGCGCACAGCGGGTGATCGAGGAGTTCGAGCTCGGAGACTCAGTGAAGAGCATGGTGCAGGAGCTGAGCCTGGGCATGAAGCGGCGCGTGCAGATCGCCAAGATCTTCATGCTCGACACACCGCTCATCATCCTCGACGAGGCGACGACCGGCATGGACCCCATGATGAAGCGTCGCATGATGGATCGGCTGCGCGCCGAGGCGCGCAGCGGTCGCACGATTCTGCTCACCACGCAGATCCTGAGCGAGGCGGAAGAACTCTGCGAGACCATCATGATCGTCGACAAGGGCCGTGCCATGGCGTCGGGCACCTTACAGGAACTGCGCAAGCGCTCCGCGCAGATGTTTCGCGTGGCGCTGTCGTTCGGCGACACCGACGAGGATCTCGAGCAACTGCTGCAGTCGCTGCATCCGGCGCAACTGGACATCAAGGGTCGCAGCGCCGAGATGGTGATCCACGGCGAGGAAGCATCGCTGCTATCCAGGCTCGGCGAGGTCTCGCGTCGCGCGCCGATCCAGCAGTTCGAGGTGCGCGGCCCGACGCTTGAGGAGATCTTCATGCACCTCGTGAAGGAGGCGACATGA
- a CDS encoding SDR family NAD(P)-dependent oxidoreductase, which translates to MSTTIYDLHNRTAIVTGGSSGIGAGIAQRLHEAGARVVIWDLSTGIDVTDVHAVDAAAGRVAAEFGGIDILVNCAGIIGLNGPLWEYDVQEWRRVIDVDLHGTFIPCRACIPHMLTRDRGRIVNLGSIAGKEGNANAAAYSAAKAGVLALTKSLGKELAHTGIRVNAIAPAMVRTALFEQMSEEYMQRMIAKIPLGRPGEIDEIAALCLWLCSDECTFSTGAVFDASGGRAVY; encoded by the coding sequence ATGAGCACGACCATCTACGATTTGCATAACAGGACAGCCATCGTGACCGGCGGCTCCAGCGGCATTGGCGCGGGTATCGCCCAGCGCTTGCACGAGGCGGGCGCGCGCGTGGTGATCTGGGATCTTTCGACGGGTATCGACGTCACCGACGTGCATGCCGTCGACGCCGCCGCCGGTCGCGTCGCCGCCGAGTTCGGCGGCATCGACATCCTCGTCAACTGTGCAGGCATCATCGGGCTCAACGGTCCGCTCTGGGAATACGACGTGCAGGAGTGGCGACGCGTCATCGACGTCGATCTCCATGGCACGTTCATCCCGTGTCGGGCCTGCATACCCCACATGCTGACGCGCGACCGGGGCCGCATCGTCAATCTCGGCTCCATCGCGGGCAAGGAAGGAAATGCCAACGCCGCCGCGTACTCGGCGGCCAAGGCTGGCGTGCTGGCGCTGACCAAGTCGCTTGGCAAGGAGCTGGCGCACACGGGCATCCGCGTCAACGCGATCGCGCCCGCGATGGTCCGCACGGCGCTTTTCGAGCAGATGAGCGAGGAATACATGCAGCGGATGATCGCCAAGATTCCCCTGGGGCGTCCTGGCGAGATCGACGAAATCGCAGCACTGTGCCTGTGGTTGTGCTCGGACGAATGCACGTTTTCGACCGGCGCCGTCTTCGATGCGTCCGGCGGGCGCGCGGTCTATTGA
- a CDS encoding 2-ketoarginine methyltransferase has product MIEATQPIRGFVLASTVYHFFDQGVFDRLRERGPAPVATLASALRLSEKKLRGLLDFLVNENVLARGEANDYALTSKAHQLARFRGWYTMLIGGYGHTFLQMGPVLGVEAPWASRDAAKVGIGSCQISHYDAMPLTRSLMARAPGRKRNLLDLGCGNALYLAEFCQANPDLYALGVEPDRGGYEAGLETIRRHGLEERVWLVNLGAVEFMRSEIDFDPDFLILGFVLHEIVGSEGKDGTVRFLRSIVERFPQIRLIVIEVDDRWDDPGVMQHGLSLAYYNAYYLLHAFTRQQLLPHAEWLELFATAGLEVLATESTAEQVDSTRLEIGYLLRAAGEHRHE; this is encoded by the coding sequence TTGATCGAGGCGACCCAGCCGATTCGTGGTTTCGTGCTGGCCTCTACGGTCTACCATTTCTTCGACCAGGGCGTGTTCGATCGCCTGCGCGAGCGGGGGCCGGCGCCGGTCGCGACCCTGGCCTCGGCGCTGCGGCTGAGCGAGAAAAAGCTGCGCGGGCTGCTGGATTTCCTGGTCAACGAGAACGTCCTGGCGCGTGGCGAGGCGAACGACTACGCCCTGACATCCAAGGCGCACCAACTGGCGCGCTTTCGCGGCTGGTACACGATGCTCATCGGCGGATACGGTCACACGTTTCTGCAGATGGGACCCGTGCTCGGCGTCGAAGCGCCCTGGGCCAGCAGGGACGCCGCCAAGGTCGGCATCGGCAGCTGCCAGATCAGCCACTACGACGCCATGCCGCTGACGCGCTCGCTGATGGCGCGGGCGCCCGGTCGCAAGCGCAACCTGCTGGACCTGGGGTGCGGCAACGCGCTGTATCTGGCGGAGTTCTGCCAGGCCAATCCCGACCTGTACGCGCTGGGCGTGGAGCCCGATCGCGGCGGCTATGAAGCCGGGCTCGAGACGATTCGCCGCCATGGCCTGGAGGAGCGCGTCTGGCTGGTCAACCTGGGCGCGGTCGAGTTCATGCGCAGCGAGATCGACTTCGACCCGGACTTTCTGATCCTCGGCTTCGTGTTGCATGAAATCGTCGGCTCGGAGGGCAAGGACGGCACGGTGCGCTTCCTGCGCTCGATCGTCGAGCGCTTTCCGCAGATCCGACTGATCGTGATCGAGGTGGACGATCGCTGGGACGATCCGGGCGTCATGCAACACGGCCTCTCCCTGGCCTACTACAACGCCTACTACCTCCTGCACGCCTTCACGCGGCAGCAACTGCTGCCGCACGCCGAGTGGCTGGAGCTGTTCGCGACCGCGGGTCTGGAGGTGCTGGCGACGGAGTCGACGGCCGAGCAGGTTGATTCCACGCGCCTGGAGATCGGCTACCTCCTGCGCGCCGCCGGTGAGCATCGCCATGAGTGA
- a CDS encoding SDR family NAD(P)-dependent oxidoreductase: protein MRQTNRVAVITGGSSGMGAACAREFAAAGYRVVIAGRTASKAQQVAAQIGGDEPLVGDVGDPVFCRHIIGTAMSRHGRVDALVNAAGIIARAGAVATTDEQWKRVLDVNLGGVFYTCRAVLPIMKQQGGGVIVNFGSIWGDVAAAGVAAYCASKGAVHNLTRAMALEHVKDGIRINTIAPGEVNTPMLQSERKERVTQALLDGIAQTVPMGRLADPAEIARVVLFMASDAASYMTGSTITVDAAFTAR from the coding sequence ATGCGCCAAACGAATCGAGTCGCGGTCATCACGGGTGGATCCTCCGGCATGGGGGCCGCGTGCGCCAGGGAATTCGCCGCAGCCGGCTACCGCGTGGTCATCGCGGGACGGACGGCATCCAAAGCCCAGCAGGTCGCGGCGCAGATCGGCGGCGACGAGCCGCTGGTAGGTGATGTCGGCGATCCGGTGTTCTGCCGGCACATCATCGGCACGGCGATGTCCCGTCACGGACGGGTCGACGCACTTGTCAACGCGGCCGGCATCATCGCCCGCGCGGGCGCGGTCGCCACAACCGACGAGCAGTGGAAGCGCGTGCTCGACGTAAACCTGGGCGGCGTGTTCTATACGTGCCGGGCGGTGCTGCCGATCATGAAACAGCAGGGTGGGGGCGTCATCGTCAACTTCGGATCGATCTGGGGCGACGTCGCCGCCGCGGGCGTGGCGGCCTACTGCGCTTCCAAGGGCGCCGTCCACAACCTGACCCGCGCCATGGCGTTGGAGCATGTCAAGGACGGCATCCGCATCAACACGATCGCGCCGGGCGAAGTCAACACGCCGATGCTGCAGTCGGAACGCAAGGAACGCGTGACGCAGGCGCTGCTCGACGGCATCGCGCAGACCGTCCCCATGGGCCGCCTGGCCGATCCCGCCGAGATCGCGCGCGTGGTGTTGTTCATGGCCTCCGACGCGGCGAGCTATATGACCGGATCGACCATCACCGTCGACGCCGCCTTTACGGCCCGCTGA